In Paractinoplanes brasiliensis, the following proteins share a genomic window:
- the rpsD gene encoding 30S ribosomal protein S4, producing MNNSRPKAKLSRALGIPLTPKCVKYFEKRPFPPGVHGRSRRKASDYQVRLLEKQRLRHQYNISESQMRKAYDDAHRAEGKTGETMVSLLERRLDATVMRAGLARTIYQARQLVVHGHFTVDGKKVDRPGYRLKPGQVVEVRESSRTKPPFEIAKAGAHIDGPTAPYLSTVLEDLRVTVLRVPERSEIRVQCDEQLVVEFYAR from the coding sequence ATGAACAACTCACGACCCAAGGCCAAGCTCTCGCGGGCACTCGGCATCCCCCTGACGCCGAAGTGCGTGAAGTACTTCGAGAAGCGGCCCTTCCCGCCGGGCGTGCACGGCCGGTCCCGGCGCAAGGCCTCGGACTACCAGGTCCGGCTGCTCGAGAAGCAGCGCCTGCGGCACCAGTACAACATCAGCGAATCCCAGATGCGCAAGGCGTACGACGACGCCCACCGCGCCGAGGGCAAAACCGGCGAGACGATGGTGAGCCTGCTCGAACGCCGCCTCGACGCCACCGTCATGCGCGCCGGCCTGGCCCGCACGATCTACCAGGCGCGGCAGCTCGTGGTGCACGGGCACTTCACGGTCGACGGCAAGAAGGTCGACCGGCCCGGGTACCGGCTCAAGCCGGGACAGGTCGTCGAGGTCCGCGAGAGCAGCCGGACGAAGCCGCCGTTCGAGATCGCCAAGGCGGGGGCGCACATCGACGGCCCGACCGCGCCTTACCTCTCCACCGTGCTGGAGGACCTGCGCGTCACCGTGCTGCGGGTTCCGGAACGCTCGGAGATCCGGGTGCAGTGCGATGAGCAGCTGGTCGTGGAGTTCTACGCCCGGTAG
- a CDS encoding ABC transporter ATP-binding protein: MTDGTFATIKRGLSLSPELRPGLAGTIGLALLQMSGRVAVPIAVQQGIDHGIRAEGGPDLQFVTVVVAVTFLALMISTMAGYLMTRRLFTVSETALGALRSRTFRHIHDLSMLHQQSERRGTMVSRVTSDVDQISIFLQTGGVQLLLAAGQLLVSTIVMFVYSWQLTIVVLLAFGPAVAVIRLFQKRLAAVYGAVRERTGVMLGAIAESVVGAMVIRAYGVAGRTEKRLDTSIDNLRVAQQKAMRTSVTSFSSGELGAGLALAAVVVVGVLLGADGGLTVGRLTAFLFLVTLFIQPVQIATDMLNEAQNAVAGWRRVLDVLDLEPDVKDPDEVGVDLPPGPLSVRFQDVSFRYPGGPIVLADVDLELPARRKVAVVGETGSGKTTFAKLLTRLMDPVEGEVQLSGTSLRDVKFAALRSRVVMVPQDGFLFDATIAENIRFADPALTDEQLGAAFVELGLADWLAGLPAGLETPVGERGEALSVGERQLVALVRAYVADPDLLVLDEATSAVDPATEVRLQRALDTVTRGRTTVAIAHRLSTAQSADEVLVVDAGRVVQRGPHAELVKQEGSIYAKLYASWLEQTR, from the coding sequence ATGACCGACGGAACCTTCGCCACCATCAAGCGGGGTCTGTCGCTCTCGCCGGAGCTGCGCCCGGGGCTGGCCGGCACGATCGGCCTCGCCCTGCTGCAGATGTCCGGCCGGGTCGCCGTGCCGATCGCCGTGCAGCAGGGCATCGACCACGGCATCCGCGCCGAGGGCGGGCCCGACCTGCAGTTCGTGACGGTCGTGGTCGCGGTCACGTTCCTGGCGCTGATGATCTCGACCATGGCGGGTTACCTGATGACCCGCCGGTTGTTCACCGTCAGCGAGACCGCGCTCGGCGCCCTGCGCTCGCGCACCTTCCGGCACATCCACGACCTGTCGATGCTGCACCAGCAGTCCGAGCGCCGGGGCACCATGGTGTCCCGGGTGACCAGCGACGTCGACCAGATCTCGATCTTCCTGCAGACCGGCGGCGTGCAGCTGCTGCTGGCCGCCGGGCAGCTGCTGGTCTCCACGATCGTGATGTTCGTCTACTCCTGGCAGCTCACCATCGTCGTGCTGCTGGCCTTCGGCCCGGCCGTGGCGGTCATCCGGCTGTTCCAGAAGAGGCTGGCCGCCGTCTACGGCGCTGTCCGCGAACGCACCGGCGTCATGCTGGGCGCCATCGCGGAAAGCGTCGTCGGCGCCATGGTCATTCGCGCGTACGGGGTCGCCGGCCGGACCGAGAAGCGCCTCGACACCTCCATCGACAATCTGCGTGTGGCCCAGCAGAAAGCCATGCGTACGAGCGTCACGAGCTTCTCCAGCGGCGAGCTGGGCGCGGGCCTGGCCCTGGCCGCGGTGGTCGTGGTCGGCGTGCTGCTCGGCGCCGACGGCGGGCTCACCGTCGGCCGGCTCACCGCGTTCCTGTTCCTGGTCACGCTGTTCATCCAGCCCGTGCAGATCGCCACCGACATGCTCAACGAGGCGCAGAACGCGGTGGCCGGCTGGCGGCGCGTGCTCGACGTGCTCGACCTCGAACCCGACGTCAAGGACCCGGACGAGGTCGGTGTCGACCTGCCTCCGGGCCCCTTGTCCGTACGCTTCCAGGACGTCTCGTTCCGCTACCCCGGCGGCCCGATCGTGCTGGCCGACGTCGACCTCGAACTGCCCGCGCGCCGCAAGGTGGCCGTGGTCGGCGAGACCGGCTCGGGCAAGACGACGTTCGCCAAGCTGCTGACCCGCCTGATGGATCCCGTCGAGGGCGAGGTGCAGCTCTCCGGCACCTCGCTGCGGGACGTGAAGTTCGCGGCGCTGCGCTCGCGGGTGGTGATGGTGCCGCAGGACGGTTTCCTGTTCGACGCGACGATCGCCGAGAACATCCGTTTCGCCGACCCCGCCCTCACCGACGAGCAGCTGGGCGCCGCCTTCGTCGAGCTGGGCCTGGCCGACTGGCTGGCCGGGCTGCCCGCCGGCCTGGAAACCCCCGTCGGCGAGCGCGGGGAGGCCCTCAGCGTCGGGGAACGTCAGCTGGTCGCCCTCGTACGGGCCTATGTCGCCGACCCCGACCTGCTGGTGCTGGACGAGGCCACCAGCGCCGTCGATCCCGCCACCGAGGTGCGGCTGCAGCGAGCCCTCGACACGGTGACCCGCGGCCGCACCACGGTGGCCATCGCCCACCGCCTGTCCACAGCCCAGTCAGCCGACGAGGTCCTGGTAGTGGACGCGGGCCGCGTGGTCCAACGCGGCCCGCACGCCGAACTCGTCAAACAAGAGGGCTCCATCTACGCGAAGTTGTACGCGTCCTGGCTCGAACAGACTCGTTAG
- a CDS encoding ABC transporter ATP-binding protein, with the protein MSTRSSRDVLARGMRVLGQAIRTEPRLFTIGVAGSSLFGILVIANAYVVGAVIGRVVVPAFSSGSASTGALALIAAVFLGLSVLRVATIFGRRLGAGYMQFRLQARYRRAVTRRYLSLPPSWHQQHATGTLLSNANSDVEAAFVPIAPLPFAVGTIVMIFAAVIALFVTDWVLALVGVVLFPALFALNTFYARLMSPRQIRAQQMRAKVSAVAHESFDGALVVKTMGREEDESRRFRVFVDELRDSLISVGRLRGLFDPLMDSLPSLGTLAVLLLGAWRLQQGAVTVAEVVTVAFLFTVLAFPVRAIGWVLGELPRSVAGWERVQAVLAADGDLAYGPATAPGPGPATLRFEHVDFAYGDGPLVLHDVSFTVPAGKTVALVGATGSGKSTIAALAVRLVDPGAGRVTLDGTPLPELSEPALTSASALVPQLPFVFDDTVRGNITLEREGLDDEAAWAALRDAQADGFVAKLPEGLDTPVGERGTSLSGGQRQRITLARALAGRPRLLVLDDATSAVDPRVEAAILASLRGGDASASILVVAYRRATIALADEVVYLEQGKVVATGTHAELLAAHAGYAELVTAYEKAESERVEA; encoded by the coding sequence TTGAGCACCAGGTCCAGCCGCGATGTGCTGGCGCGGGGAATGCGGGTGCTGGGCCAGGCGATTCGCACCGAGCCGCGCCTGTTCACGATCGGGGTCGCCGGCAGCAGCCTGTTCGGCATCCTCGTCATCGCCAACGCGTACGTCGTCGGCGCCGTCATCGGCCGTGTCGTGGTCCCCGCGTTCTCCAGCGGCTCCGCGAGCACGGGCGCCCTGGCGCTGATCGCCGCCGTCTTCCTCGGGCTCAGCGTGCTGCGGGTGGCGACCATCTTCGGCCGTCGGCTCGGCGCCGGTTACATGCAGTTCCGGCTGCAGGCCCGCTACCGCCGCGCGGTGACCCGCCGCTACCTCTCGCTCCCGCCGTCGTGGCATCAACAGCATGCCACCGGCACCCTGCTGTCCAACGCGAACTCCGACGTCGAGGCGGCCTTCGTGCCGATCGCGCCGCTGCCGTTCGCGGTCGGCACGATCGTGATGATCTTCGCCGCGGTGATCGCGCTGTTCGTCACCGACTGGGTGCTCGCGCTGGTCGGCGTCGTGCTGTTCCCGGCCCTGTTCGCCCTCAACACGTTCTACGCCCGCCTGATGTCACCCCGGCAGATCCGGGCTCAGCAGATGCGCGCGAAGGTCAGCGCGGTCGCGCACGAGAGCTTCGACGGCGCGCTGGTCGTCAAGACCATGGGCCGTGAGGAGGACGAGTCCCGCCGCTTCCGCGTGTTCGTCGACGAGCTGCGCGACTCGCTGATCTCCGTCGGGCGGCTGCGCGGGCTGTTCGACCCCCTGATGGACTCGCTGCCCAGCCTGGGCACGCTCGCCGTGCTGCTGCTCGGGGCGTGGCGCCTGCAGCAGGGGGCCGTCACCGTCGCCGAGGTGGTCACTGTCGCCTTCCTCTTCACCGTGCTGGCCTTCCCCGTACGCGCGATCGGCTGGGTGCTCGGCGAGCTGCCGCGCAGCGTCGCGGGCTGGGAAAGGGTGCAGGCCGTGCTCGCGGCCGACGGCGACCTCGCGTACGGGCCGGCCACCGCCCCCGGGCCCGGTCCGGCCACGCTGCGTTTCGAGCACGTCGATTTCGCGTACGGGGACGGGCCGTTGGTCCTGCACGACGTCTCGTTCACCGTGCCCGCGGGCAAGACGGTGGCGCTCGTCGGCGCGACCGGCTCCGGCAAATCGACCATCGCCGCGCTGGCCGTACGCCTGGTCGACCCCGGCGCGGGCCGGGTCACGCTCGACGGGACGCCGCTGCCCGAGCTCAGCGAACCCGCCCTGACCAGCGCGTCGGCCCTCGTGCCGCAGCTGCCGTTCGTCTTCGACGACACCGTGCGCGGCAACATCACCCTCGAACGGGAGGGGCTCGACGACGAGGCCGCCTGGGCCGCGCTGCGGGACGCCCAGGCCGACGGGTTCGTCGCCAAGCTGCCCGAGGGCCTCGACACCCCGGTCGGCGAACGCGGCACCTCGCTCTCCGGCGGGCAACGGCAACGGATCACCCTCGCCCGCGCGCTGGCCGGGCGCCCACGGCTGCTCGTGCTGGACGACGCGACCAGCGCCGTCGACCCACGGGTGGAAGCGGCCATCCTGGCCTCGCTGCGCGGCGGCGACGCGAGCGCCTCGATCCTGGTCGTCGCGTACCGGCGGGCCACGATCGCGCTGGCTGACGAGGTCGTCTACCTGGAACAGGGCAAGGTCGTCGCCACCGGGACACACGCCGAGCTGCTGGCCGCCCACGCGGGGTACGCCGAGCTCGTCACGGCGTACGAGAAAGCGGAATCGGAACGGGTCGAGGCATGA